A DNA window from Allokutzneria albata contains the following coding sequences:
- a CDS encoding GTP-binding protein, with protein sequence MASARSSDGIYVRDTVRTAVKLLVVGHFAVGKTTFVGTLSEIRPLRTEETMTQAAQHVDDLAGTRGKSTTTVAMDFGRLTLNDQLVLYLFGAPGQHRFKQLWKDIATGALGALVLADTRRLEASFDIMGLLEELGLPYAVAVNDFDDAPKFPESELREALDLLPETPLVTCDARDRVSSTHALIALVDHLLHRPVREYA encoded by the coding sequence ATGGCCTCCGCGCGCTCGTCTGACGGCATCTACGTTCGCGACACCGTGCGCACCGCGGTGAAACTGCTCGTCGTCGGACACTTCGCGGTGGGCAAGACGACCTTCGTCGGCACGCTCTCGGAGATCCGCCCGCTGCGCACCGAGGAGACGATGACGCAGGCGGCCCAGCACGTCGACGACCTCGCGGGCACGCGGGGCAAGAGCACCACCACGGTCGCGATGGACTTCGGCAGGCTGACGCTGAACGACCAGCTGGTGCTCTACCTGTTCGGCGCGCCCGGGCAGCACCGCTTCAAGCAGTTGTGGAAGGACATCGCGACCGGGGCGCTCGGCGCGCTGGTGCTCGCCGACACCCGCAGGCTCGAAGCCTCCTTCGACATCATGGGCCTGTTGGAGGAGCTGGGGCTGCCCTACGCCGTCGCGGTCAACGACTTCGACGACGCGCCGAAGTTCCCGGAGTCGGAGCTGCGCGAGGCGCTGGACCTGCTCCCGGAGACCCCGCTCGTCACCTGTGACGCCCGAGACCGGGTGTCCTCAACGCACGCACTGATCGCGCTCGTGGACCACCTCCTCCATCGCCCGGTACGGGAGTATGCGTGA
- a CDS encoding cytochrome P450, translating into MNSAPAGTDIGTGCPVAEGRVPLYGPEFTANPARVYERLREQGQTALVELAPGVPATLVVGYDAALEVLRDPGEFPRDGRRWAATVPEDCPVLPVMSYRPNCLMTDGAEHARLRGVITESLARVDPNKVRAHVEATADMLINQFAQRGSADLLTEYAVALPLWVFTFLHGCPRDVGERMVTGMRDIVDMRDPERANEQLTAALLELIALKRREPAQDMASWMMEHPAQLTDEEILHQLFLMLGAGTEPEANLIANALRLLLSDYRFAGYVAGGSMRIEDALDEVLWTDPPVANLSASYPVRDVVVAGRRLPADQPVVISYAAANTDPGFGVEHRSGNRAHLAWGAGPHACPVQGQARMVASIAIEKLLDRLPDLTLAVPVEDLPWRESPFLRALAGLPVTFTPVRAVETAPPTAPMPVVPGADRPIAPLPAATGKRWMHTIIRWWRGQ; encoded by the coding sequence GTGAACTCAGCTCCGGCAGGCACTGACATCGGCACGGGCTGCCCCGTCGCGGAAGGCCGGGTTCCCTTGTACGGGCCCGAGTTCACCGCGAACCCGGCCCGCGTCTACGAGCGGCTGCGCGAGCAGGGGCAGACAGCCCTGGTCGAGCTGGCGCCCGGGGTGCCCGCGACACTCGTGGTCGGTTACGACGCCGCGCTGGAGGTGCTGCGCGACCCGGGCGAGTTCCCCAGGGACGGCCGCCGCTGGGCGGCGACGGTTCCGGAGGACTGCCCGGTGCTGCCGGTGATGTCCTACCGGCCGAACTGCCTGATGACCGACGGCGCGGAGCACGCGCGGCTGCGCGGGGTGATCACCGAGAGCCTGGCCAGGGTGGACCCGAACAAGGTCCGCGCGCACGTCGAGGCCACCGCGGACATGCTGATCAACCAGTTCGCCCAGCGCGGGTCGGCGGACCTGCTCACCGAGTACGCCGTCGCGCTGCCGCTGTGGGTGTTCACCTTCCTGCACGGCTGCCCGAGGGACGTGGGCGAGCGGATGGTCACCGGCATGCGCGACATCGTGGACATGCGCGACCCGGAGCGGGCCAACGAGCAGCTGACCGCCGCGCTGCTGGAGCTGATCGCGCTGAAGCGGCGGGAACCCGCGCAGGACATGGCGTCCTGGATGATGGAGCACCCGGCGCAGCTGACCGACGAGGAGATCCTGCACCAGCTGTTCCTGATGCTGGGCGCGGGAACCGAGCCGGAGGCGAACCTGATCGCCAACGCGTTGCGGCTGCTGCTGTCGGACTACCGCTTCGCCGGGTACGTGGCAGGCGGCAGCATGCGGATCGAGGACGCGCTCGACGAGGTGCTCTGGACCGACCCCCCGGTGGCCAACCTCTCCGCCAGCTACCCGGTGCGCGACGTCGTGGTCGCGGGCAGGCGGCTGCCGGCCGACCAGCCCGTGGTGATCAGCTACGCGGCGGCCAACACCGATCCCGGCTTCGGCGTCGAGCACCGTTCCGGCAACCGGGCCCACCTGGCCTGGGGCGCGGGTCCGCACGCGTGCCCGGTGCAGGGGCAGGCGCGGATGGTCGCCTCGATCGCGATCGAGAAGCTGTTGGACCGGCTGCCCGACCTGACCCTGGCGGTACCGGTCGAGGACCTGCCGTGGCGGGAGTCGCCGTTCCTGAGGGCGCTGGCCGGGCTGCCGGTCACCTTCACCCCGGTGCGCGCGGTCGAGACGGCGCCCCCGACGGCCCCGATGCCCGTGGTGCCCGGTGCGGACAGGCCGATCGCCCCGCTGCCCGCGGCGACCGGGAAGCGGTGGATGCACACGATCATCCGGTGGTGGCGCGGACAGTGA
- a CDS encoding DUF742 domain-containing protein: MTPNRRERALVRPHVVTGGRAHPTRNTFDLVTLVTVARDQVAGLSPEKRRAMELCRGGALSVAEAAAHLGLPVSVTKVLLSDLVDSGHLAVTSESPARGGPDLKLLKDVLDGLRALV, from the coding sequence ATGACCCCGAACCGGCGGGAACGCGCGCTGGTGCGGCCGCACGTGGTGACCGGCGGCCGCGCGCACCCGACCCGCAACACCTTCGACCTCGTCACCCTGGTGACGGTGGCCCGGGACCAGGTCGCGGGCCTGAGCCCGGAGAAGCGCCGCGCCATGGAGCTGTGCCGGGGCGGGGCGCTGTCGGTCGCCGAGGCCGCCGCGCACCTCGGCCTTCCGGTCAGCGTCACCAAGGTGCTGCTGTCCGACCTGGTCGACAGCGGGCACCTCGCCGTCACCTCCGAGTCCCCGGCCCGCGGCGGACCCGACCTGAAGCTGCTCAAGGATGTGCTCGATGGCCTCCGCGCGCTCGTCTGA